The following proteins are encoded in a genomic region of Nocardioides sp. cx-173:
- a CDS encoding adenylosuccinate synthase, producing MPAIAIIGAQWGDEGKGKATDLLGSRVDHVVKFNGGNNAGHTVVIGEEKYALHLLPSGILSPNCTPVIGNGVVVDIEVLFEELDALTARGVDVSKLKVSANAHVIASYNRSLDKVTERFLGSRRLGTTGRGIGPTYADKMNRIGIRVQDLFDENILRQKVEGALELKGQILAKIYNRRAPEVDAVVEELLEYVERLRPMVCDTGLLLHEALDRGETVLLEGGQATLLDVDHGTYPFVTSSSATAGGACTGSGIPPSRLDRVVGIVKAYTTRVGEGPFPTELFDDYGAHLSKVGAEFGVTTGRARRCGWYDAVIARYAARVNGVTDFVLTKLDVLTGLEKVPVCVAYDVNGVRHDEMPVNQSDFHHAKPIYEEFPGWWEDISHVRTFEELPANAQAYVKAVEAMSGSRISVIGVGPQRDQTIVVHDLL from the coding sequence ATGCCCGCCATCGCCATCATCGGCGCCCAGTGGGGCGACGAAGGCAAGGGCAAGGCGACCGACCTGCTCGGAAGCCGCGTCGACCATGTCGTGAAGTTCAACGGCGGCAACAACGCCGGGCACACCGTGGTCATCGGCGAGGAGAAGTACGCGCTGCACCTGCTGCCCAGCGGGATCCTGAGCCCCAACTGCACGCCGGTCATCGGCAACGGCGTCGTCGTCGACATCGAGGTGCTGTTCGAGGAGCTCGACGCGCTCACCGCGCGGGGGGTCGACGTCAGCAAGCTCAAGGTCAGCGCCAACGCGCACGTCATCGCCAGCTACAACCGCAGCCTCGACAAGGTCACCGAGCGGTTCCTCGGCTCGCGCCGCCTCGGCACGACGGGGCGCGGCATCGGACCGACGTACGCCGACAAGATGAACCGCATCGGCATCCGCGTGCAGGACCTCTTCGACGAGAACATCCTGCGTCAGAAGGTCGAGGGGGCCCTGGAGCTCAAGGGCCAGATCCTGGCCAAGATCTACAACCGCCGCGCGCCCGAGGTGGACGCGGTGGTCGAGGAGCTGCTCGAGTACGTCGAGCGGCTGCGGCCGATGGTCTGCGACACCGGGCTGCTGCTCCACGAGGCGCTCGACCGCGGCGAGACCGTGCTGCTCGAGGGTGGCCAGGCCACGCTGCTGGACGTCGACCACGGCACCTACCCGTTCGTGACGTCGAGCTCGGCGACCGCCGGCGGCGCGTGCACGGGCTCGGGCATCCCGCCGAGCCGGCTCGACCGCGTCGTCGGGATCGTGAAGGCCTACACGACCCGCGTCGGGGAGGGCCCGTTCCCCACCGAGCTGTTCGACGACTACGGCGCCCACCTGAGCAAGGTCGGCGCGGAGTTCGGGGTCACCACGGGGCGGGCTCGCCGCTGCGGCTGGTACGACGCCGTCATCGCCCGCTACGCCGCCCGGGTCAACGGGGTCACCGACTTCGTGCTCACCAAGCTCGACGTGCTCACCGGCCTGGAGAAGGTGCCCGTCTGCGTGGCCTACGACGTCAACGGCGTGCGCCACGACGAGATGCCGGTCAACCAGAGCGACTTCCACCACGCCAAGCCGATCTACGAGGAGTTCCCGGGCTGGTGGGAGGACATCTCCCATGTCCGGACCTTCGAGGAGCTCCCGGCCAACGCGCAGGCCTACGTCAAGGCGGTCGAGGCGATGTCCGGCTCCCGGATCTCGGTCATCGGGGTCGGCCCCCAGCGCGACCAGACGATCGTCGTCCACGACCTCCTCTGA
- a CDS encoding diacylglycerol/lipid kinase family protein: MDPLLVITNSDAGTADDETLQRALAVLREHTSVEVQGTSNPGELDGVLHRAGSRRIVVAGGDGSLHAVVAALHRRHDLDKAVLGLLPLGTGNDFARGVGIPLDVEEAATVLVKGQVTPMDLIVDEVGQVVVNSVHVGAGANASRRGHRWKGRLHSVGVGKVNLGRLGYPLGALLTAWNPPVLRLHVEVDGVVVNDLDTRVLMVALGNGSSVGGGTELTPGADPADGRIDVMVSRATGPFARWRFAARLGLGTHEEADEVSALRGREVSVSGEQFWISADGEISGPERHRTWHIEPAAYSMVLPTG, translated from the coding sequence ATGGACCCACTCCTGGTGATCACCAACAGCGACGCCGGCACCGCCGACGACGAGACGCTGCAGCGCGCCCTGGCCGTGCTCCGCGAGCACACCTCGGTGGAGGTCCAGGGGACCTCCAACCCCGGAGAGCTGGACGGCGTGCTGCACCGCGCCGGCTCCCGGCGGATCGTGGTGGCCGGTGGTGACGGCAGCCTGCACGCCGTCGTCGCCGCGCTCCACCGCCGCCACGACCTCGACAAGGCGGTGCTCGGGCTGCTGCCGCTCGGCACCGGCAACGACTTCGCCCGCGGCGTCGGGATCCCGCTCGACGTCGAGGAGGCGGCGACGGTGCTCGTGAAGGGGCAGGTCACCCCGATGGACCTGATCGTCGACGAGGTCGGGCAGGTGGTGGTCAACAGCGTCCACGTCGGGGCCGGCGCCAACGCCAGCCGCCGCGGGCACCGCTGGAAGGGCCGCCTGCACTCGGTCGGCGTCGGCAAGGTCAACCTCGGCCGGCTCGGCTACCCCCTGGGCGCGCTGCTCACCGCGTGGAACCCGCCCGTCCTGCGCCTGCACGTCGAGGTCGACGGGGTCGTGGTCAACGACCTGGACACCCGGGTGCTCATGGTCGCGCTCGGCAACGGCTCCTCCGTGGGCGGCGGGACCGAGCTCACCCCCGGCGCCGACCCCGCCGACGGCCGGATCGACGTGATGGTCTCCCGCGCGACCGGGCCGTTCGCGCGGTGGCGGTTCGCCGCCCGGCTGGGTCTGGGGACCCACGAGGAGGCCGACGAGGTCAGTGCCCTGCGGGGCCGCGAGGTGTCGGTGAGCGGCGAGCAGTTCTGGATCAGCGCCGACGGCGAGATCTCCGGGCCCGAGCGGCACCGCACCTGGCACATCGAGCCGGCCGCCTACTCGATGGTCCTGCCCACCGGCTGA
- the lysS gene encoding lysine--tRNA ligase, translating to MARGKQGQGGDPVDWVTRAADDAIRHARLEERPSGAARITCASGISPSGPIHLGNLREFLTVHFVAEEIRRRGIEVRHLHSWDDYDRFRKVPVGVDPAWAEHIGRPLSAVPDPSGEFPSWAERFKAPLRSALAEMGCEMEEVSQTERYGAGTYRSQILTAVSRRDEIEAVMGRYRTKGAPADDADEEAAAADHGSLARFPYRPYCRECGRDTVTITGYDDETTDLSYTCDSCGFVGVTNLATQDEGKLVWKVDWPMRWAFEGVDFEPGGDDHATPGSSYTVGKELVSTIYGGRAPSFVAYSFVGVAGMAKMSSSKGGVPTAADALRVLEAPMLRWLYVRRQPRQVFTIDFGPEVVRLYDEWDALARKAADPAKRDGAVLAFERASATAAAGTLPTSPVPVPFRLLSSVADVTAGSASLISTTVGRLGYPHESVSDLEPRLSKAMTWIREFVPAEDRTTVRSVPDTTRLAALTEDEQRWLAQLLDRLPDSFDQDELTTLIYGVPKLGRGLDLDDPPTDEVKADQKEFFRLLYRLLVDADRGPRLPTLFVALGPDRVRALLGG from the coding sequence GTGGCACGAGGCAAGCAGGGTCAGGGTGGCGATCCCGTCGACTGGGTGACGCGCGCCGCCGACGACGCGATCCGGCACGCCCGCCTCGAGGAGCGGCCGAGCGGAGCCGCGCGCATCACCTGCGCGTCCGGGATCAGCCCCTCCGGGCCCATCCACCTGGGCAACCTGCGCGAGTTCCTCACCGTGCACTTCGTGGCCGAGGAGATCCGCCGCCGCGGCATCGAGGTCCGCCACCTGCACAGCTGGGACGACTACGACCGGTTCCGCAAGGTCCCGGTCGGGGTCGACCCCGCCTGGGCCGAGCACATCGGCCGCCCCCTGTCCGCCGTACCGGATCCGTCGGGCGAGTTCCCCTCGTGGGCCGAGCGCTTCAAGGCGCCGCTGCGCTCCGCGCTCGCCGAGATGGGCTGCGAGATGGAGGAGGTGTCGCAGACCGAGCGGTACGGCGCCGGCACCTACCGCTCGCAGATCCTGACCGCGGTCTCGCGCCGCGACGAGATCGAGGCGGTCATGGGCCGCTACCGCACCAAGGGGGCCCCGGCCGACGACGCCGACGAGGAGGCCGCGGCGGCCGACCACGGCTCGCTGGCGCGCTTCCCCTACCGGCCCTACTGCCGCGAGTGCGGCCGCGACACGGTCACCATCACCGGCTACGACGACGAGACCACCGACCTGTCCTACACCTGCGACTCGTGCGGTTTCGTGGGCGTCACCAACCTGGCCACGCAGGACGAGGGCAAGCTCGTCTGGAAGGTCGACTGGCCGATGCGCTGGGCCTTCGAGGGCGTCGACTTCGAGCCCGGCGGGGACGACCACGCGACGCCCGGCTCGTCGTACACGGTCGGCAAGGAGCTGGTGTCCACCATCTACGGCGGCCGCGCGCCCTCGTTCGTGGCGTACTCCTTCGTCGGGGTCGCCGGCATGGCCAAGATGTCCTCGTCCAAGGGCGGGGTCCCGACCGCGGCCGACGCGCTGCGGGTCCTCGAGGCCCCGATGCTGCGCTGGCTCTACGTCCGCCGCCAGCCCCGCCAGGTCTTCACGATCGACTTCGGACCCGAGGTCGTGCGCCTCTACGACGAGTGGGACGCGCTCGCGCGCAAGGCCGCCGACCCGGCCAAGCGCGACGGCGCGGTCCTGGCCTTTGAGCGCGCGTCCGCGACCGCGGCGGCCGGCACGCTGCCCACCTCGCCGGTGCCGGTGCCGTTCCGACTGCTCTCCTCCGTCGCCGACGTCACCGCCGGGTCCGCGTCGCTGATCTCGACCACCGTGGGCCGCCTCGGCTACCCGCACGAATCGGTGTCCGACCTCGAGCCCCGACTGTCGAAGGCGATGACCTGGATCCGGGAGTTCGTGCCCGCCGAGGACCGCACCACGGTGCGCTCGGTCCCGGACACGACTCGCCTCGCCGCGCTCACCGAGGACGAGCAGCGGTGGCTGGCCCAGCTCCTCGACCGGCTGCCCGACTCCTTCGACCAGGACGAGCTCACCACACTGATCTACGGCGTCCCCAAGCTCGGCCGCGGCCTCGACCTGGACGACCCGCCGACCGACGAGGTCAAGGCCGACCAGAAGGAGTTCTTCCGGCTGCTCTACCGGCTCCTGGTCGACGCCGACCGCGGCCCCCGCCTCCCCACCCTCTTCGTCGCCCTCGGCCCGGACCGGGTCCGCGCGTTGCTGGGCGGCTGA
- a CDS encoding type IV toxin-antitoxin system AbiEi family antitoxin domain-containing protein — translation MHPDVLATMARNHGLITRAQALDCGLSPTAITALLREEWVAVRRGVYAERGRWESLDAYRGRPRLQTRAALLHMTRGWVLSHDSAAHEQGLDILTPERAFVHVTRPGHTNAWTKAGVKHHLAGFSPDQLVTVGDLRCLDLARTCCDIARERGVQHGVPAMDSALRRGVSRSDLLVASAPMAYWPGVKAVRASLELADAGAESVAESLGRLLVRELGVGAVETQFPILLEGRTHWCDLRVGRHVFEVDGHLKYRGVHEGGLAVRPDEVVWAEKKRERLIRAEGLGVSRIIWEDYWGERRVLARRRLRADYDVTVARFGTALPPHLEHFAQQMRGRRPA, via the coding sequence ATGCACCCGGACGTCTTGGCCACGATGGCGCGCAACCACGGCCTCATCACGCGTGCCCAGGCGCTCGACTGCGGCCTCTCCCCCACCGCCATCACCGCCCTGCTGCGCGAGGAGTGGGTGGCCGTGCGGCGCGGCGTGTACGCCGAGCGCGGTCGGTGGGAGTCGCTCGACGCCTACCGTGGGCGCCCCCGCCTCCAGACCCGCGCCGCCCTGCTGCACATGACGCGCGGATGGGTGCTGAGCCATGACTCCGCGGCCCACGAGCAGGGCCTCGACATCCTGACGCCGGAGCGAGCGTTCGTGCACGTGACCCGCCCCGGCCACACCAACGCGTGGACCAAGGCAGGCGTCAAGCACCACCTCGCCGGATTCTCCCCCGACCAGCTGGTGACCGTCGGCGATCTCCGCTGCCTCGACCTGGCCAGGACGTGCTGCGACATCGCCCGCGAGCGCGGCGTCCAGCACGGCGTACCCGCGATGGACAGCGCCCTGCGGCGCGGGGTCTCGCGCAGCGATCTTCTGGTGGCGAGCGCACCGATGGCGTACTGGCCCGGTGTGAAGGCGGTCCGTGCCTCCCTCGAACTGGCGGACGCCGGCGCGGAGTCGGTCGCCGAGAGCCTCGGCCGGCTGCTCGTGCGCGAGCTGGGCGTCGGCGCGGTCGAGACCCAGTTCCCGATCCTCCTGGAAGGCCGCACGCACTGGTGCGACCTGCGGGTGGGGCGTCACGTCTTCGAGGTGGATGGGCACCTCAAGTACCGCGGTGTCCACGAAGGCGGGCTGGCGGTTCGCCCGGACGAGGTCGTCTGGGCGGAGAAGAAGCGGGAACGGCTCATCCGCGCCGAGGGCCTCGGCGTCTCCCGGATCATCTGGGAGGACTACTGGGGAGAACGCCGAGTGCTGGCCCGTCGCCGCCTGCGCGCCGACTACGACGTCACGGTCGCCCGCTTCGGCACCGCCCTGCCGCCACACCTGGAGCACTTCGCGCAGCAGATGCGGGGACGGCGACCGGCCTGA
- a CDS encoding DUF3151 domain-containing protein, with protein sequence MSHMDLMAGPPPTYLPVDPAVAELAASSPADVVRRHPESPAAWAALASEARESGADDVTVYAYARVGYHRSLDNLRRNGWKGHGPVPWEHEPNRGFLTSLALLAISARNIGETHEWERCSEFLRDSSPAAYDELLG encoded by the coding sequence ATGAGTCACATGGATCTGATGGCCGGCCCCCCTCCCACCTACCTCCCGGTCGACCCGGCGGTCGCCGAGCTGGCGGCCTCCTCGCCGGCTGACGTCGTACGACGCCACCCGGAGTCGCCCGCCGCGTGGGCCGCCCTGGCGAGCGAGGCGCGCGAGTCCGGCGCCGACGACGTGACCGTCTACGCCTACGCCCGCGTCGGCTACCACCGCTCCCTGGACAACCTGCGCCGCAACGGCTGGAAGGGCCACGGCCCGGTCCCGTGGGAGCACGAGCCCAACCGCGGCTTCCTCACCAGCCTCGCCCTCCTGGCCATCTCCGCCCGCAACATCGGCGAGACCCACGAGTGGGAGCGGTGCTCGGAGTTCCTGCGCGACTCCAGCCCGGCGGCGTACGACGAGCTGCTGGGCTGA
- a CDS encoding DHA2 family efflux MFS transporter permease subunit yields MTQTRPTAEPPTAPTASAIGEKDPWPALFALCLGFFMILVDSTIVSVATPAIIEDFDAGVNAVVWVTSAYLLAYAVPVLITGRLGDRFGPKRLYLSGLTVFTLASLWCGLTDSIEGLIVARVVQGLGAAMMTPQTMAIITRIFPAARRGKAMSLWGATAGVATLVGPILGGILVDALGWEWIFFINIPVGIIGFVLAWRLVPTLSTSTHRFDWLGVALSGAGMFLLVFGIQEGNQYDWGTITGEITVWRMIVLGLVVFTAFVVWQRLNRQEPLVPLALFRDRNFSLANVAITTMGFAMTAMAIPLMLYAQLVRGLSPSKAALLLVPMALMTLGLANLVGKLTDTIHPRLLTSVGFTAIITSLAWLSSVMTPDSAVWEILLPMALLGFGNAFVWSPNSATANRNLPLHQAGAGAGVYNATRQVGAVLGAAGIAVLIDARLAAQGLATSFTPEGGGSRLPEVAQGPFADAMAQAMLLPPAVLVLGLAAALCFQRPQHEGFVRR; encoded by the coding sequence GTGACCCAGACCCGACCGACCGCCGAGCCCCCCACCGCGCCCACCGCGTCGGCGATCGGCGAGAAGGACCCGTGGCCGGCGCTCTTCGCCCTGTGCCTGGGCTTCTTCATGATCCTGGTCGACTCGACCATCGTGAGCGTCGCGACGCCGGCGATCATCGAGGACTTCGACGCCGGCGTGAACGCCGTGGTCTGGGTGACCAGCGCCTACCTGCTGGCCTACGCCGTGCCGGTGCTCATCACCGGACGGCTGGGTGACCGCTTCGGCCCCAAGCGGCTCTACCTGTCGGGCCTGACGGTGTTCACGCTCGCCAGCCTGTGGTGCGGCCTGACCGACTCGATCGAGGGGCTGATCGTCGCCCGCGTCGTCCAAGGGCTCGGCGCGGCGATGATGACCCCGCAGACGATGGCGATCATCACCCGGATCTTCCCCGCTGCCCGCCGCGGCAAGGCGATGTCGCTGTGGGGCGCGACCGCGGGGGTGGCGACGCTGGTGGGGCCGATCCTCGGCGGCATTCTGGTCGACGCACTCGGCTGGGAGTGGATCTTCTTCATCAACATCCCCGTCGGCATCATCGGCTTCGTGCTCGCCTGGCGCCTGGTGCCGACGCTCAGCACCAGCACCCACCGCTTCGACTGGCTCGGCGTGGCGCTGAGCGGCGCCGGCATGTTCCTGCTGGTCTTCGGCATCCAGGAGGGCAACCAGTACGACTGGGGCACGATCACCGGCGAGATCACCGTCTGGCGGATGATCGTCCTCGGCCTCGTGGTCTTCACCGCGTTCGTGGTCTGGCAACGCCTCAACCGCCAGGAGCCCCTGGTGCCGCTCGCCCTGTTCCGCGACCGCAACTTCTCGCTCGCCAACGTCGCGATCACCACCATGGGCTTCGCCATGACGGCGATGGCCATCCCCCTGATGCTCTACGCCCAGCTGGTGCGCGGGCTGAGCCCCTCGAAGGCGGCCCTGCTGCTGGTGCCGATGGCGCTGATGACCCTCGGCCTGGCCAACCTCGTCGGCAAGCTCACCGACACGATCCACCCGCGCCTGCTCACCAGCGTCGGGTTCACGGCCATCATCACGTCGCTGGCGTGGCTCTCGTCGGTGATGACCCCCGACAGCGCCGTCTGGGAGATCCTGCTCCCGATGGCGCTGCTCGGCTTCGGCAACGCGTTCGTGTGGTCGCCCAACTCCGCCACGGCCAACCGCAACCTGCCTCTTCACCAGGCCGGGGCCGGCGCGGGCGTCTACAACGCGACCCGCCAGGTCGGCGCCGTACTGGGAGCCGCCGGCATCGCCGTCCTGATCGACGCCCGGCTGGCGGCCCAGGGGCTCGCGACGAGCTTCACCCCTGAGGGCGGCGGGAGCCGGCTCCCCGAGGTGGCGCAGGGGCCGTTCGCCGACGCCATGGCGCAGGCGATGCTGCTGCCGCCCGCCGTCCTCGTGCTGGGGCTCGCCGCAGCGCTGTGCTTCCAGCGACCCCAGCACGAGGGTTTCGTCAGGCGCTGA
- the fbaA gene encoding class II fructose-bisphosphate aldolase → MPIATPETYAQMLDTAKANAFAFPAINVSSSQTLNAALKGFADAGSDGIIQVSTGGAEYLSGPSVKSMVTGSVAFAAYAAEVAKSYPVQIALHTDHCPKDKLDGFVRPLVEISAERVARGELPLFQSHMWDGSAVPLDENLEIARDLLARCAAAHIILEVEIGVVGGEEDGVANEINEQLYTTPEDALATIEALGNGEQGRYMAALTFGNVHGVYKPGNVKLRPEILKSAQEAVTERLGLAAGSKPFDLVFHGGSGSTAEEIGAAVDYGVVKMNVDTDTQYAFTRPVAAHMFQNYDGVLKVDGEVGNKKAYDPRAWGKAAEAGMAARVVEACENLRSAGKSVSA, encoded by the coding sequence ATGCCCATCGCGACTCCTGAGACCTACGCCCAGATGCTCGACACCGCCAAGGCCAACGCCTTCGCCTTCCCGGCGATCAACGTGTCGTCCTCGCAGACGCTGAACGCCGCGCTGAAGGGCTTCGCCGACGCCGGCTCGGACGGCATCATCCAGGTCTCGACGGGAGGTGCGGAGTACCTGTCGGGCCCCAGCGTCAAGAGCATGGTGACCGGCTCGGTCGCGTTCGCCGCGTACGCCGCCGAGGTGGCCAAGAGCTACCCGGTGCAGATCGCGCTGCACACCGACCACTGCCCCAAGGACAAGCTCGACGGCTTCGTGCGCCCGCTGGTCGAGATCTCCGCGGAGCGGGTCGCGCGCGGCGAGCTGCCGCTCTTCCAGTCGCACATGTGGGACGGCTCCGCCGTACCGCTCGACGAGAACCTCGAGATCGCCCGTGACCTGCTGGCGCGCTGCGCCGCGGCCCACATCATCCTCGAGGTCGAGATCGGGGTCGTCGGCGGCGAGGAGGACGGCGTGGCCAACGAGATCAACGAGCAGCTCTACACGACGCCGGAGGACGCGCTGGCGACCATCGAGGCGCTCGGCAACGGCGAGCAGGGCCGCTACATGGCAGCGCTGACGTTCGGCAACGTGCACGGCGTCTACAAGCCCGGCAACGTCAAGCTGCGCCCCGAGATCCTCAAGTCCGCCCAGGAGGCGGTCACCGAGCGCCTCGGCCTGGCGGCGGGCAGCAAGCCCTTCGACCTGGTCTTCCACGGCGGCTCCGGGTCCACCGCGGAGGAGATCGGCGCGGCGGTCGACTACGGCGTCGTGAAGATGAACGTCGACACCGACACGCAGTACGCCTTCACCCGGCCGGTGGCCGCCCACATGTTCCAGAACTACGACGGCGTGCTGAAGGTCGACGGCGAGGTCGGCAACAAGAAGGCCTACGACCCGCGCGCGTGGGGCAAGGCGGCCGAGGCCGGCATGGCCGCCCGCGTGGTGGAGGCCTGCGAGAACCTGCGCTCCGCCGGGAAGTCCGTCAGCGCCTGA
- a CDS encoding TrmH family RNA methyltransferase encodes MPHGPDEIGVGPWQGPLPTGEQYDPVLLAEGDRRNVVDRYRYWSVAAIVADLDRRRHDFHVAIENWQHDFNIGTIVRTANAFLAAEVHIVGNRRWNRRGAMVTDRYQHVRHHETAADLAAYLAERDVRLLGIDNLPGSAHLETMTVPRRVCFLFGQEGPGLSEGARAACDGTFSIAQFGSTRSINASAAAAIAMHAWVRQYADLSGEDAWRG; translated from the coding sequence ATGCCGCACGGCCCCGACGAGATCGGCGTGGGGCCGTGGCAGGGGCCGCTCCCGACGGGGGAGCAGTACGACCCCGTGCTGCTCGCCGAGGGCGACCGGCGCAACGTCGTGGACCGCTACCGCTACTGGAGCGTGGCGGCGATCGTCGCCGACCTCGACAGGCGGCGCCACGACTTCCACGTCGCGATCGAGAACTGGCAGCACGACTTCAACATCGGCACGATCGTCCGCACGGCCAACGCGTTCCTCGCCGCCGAGGTGCACATTGTCGGCAACCGGCGGTGGAACCGCCGGGGCGCGATGGTCACCGACCGCTACCAGCACGTGCGCCACCACGAGACGGCCGCCGACCTGGCGGCGTACCTCGCGGAGCGCGACGTGCGACTGCTCGGCATCGACAACCTGCCCGGCAGCGCGCACCTGGAGACCATGACCGTGCCCCGGCGGGTCTGCTTCCTCTTCGGCCAGGAGGGGCCGGGCCTCTCGGAGGGTGCCCGGGCGGCGTGCGACGGCACGTTCTCGATCGCGCAGTTCGGCTCGACCCGCTCGATCAACGCCTCCGCCGCCGCCGCGATCGCCATGCATGCCTGGGTGCGGCAGTACGCCGACCTGTCGGGCGAGGATGCCTGGCGAGGCTAG
- a CDS encoding DedA family protein, with translation MTPLLLELHPLLLGMDWMDPNWLLQEFGGAFFWISLLIVFVECGLFFPFLPGDTLLFALGLFITGEKIDMFPGGPFVEVLIAFALLTSAAVLGNVAGYEIGRAIGPPLYHRDGRILKKKYFDQTQVFFDKHGSKALVIGRFVPFVRTYITVVAGVTRMDRQRFFKWSLVGAVLWVASILALGYFLGSAFPGLGENIDKAIALILAFSVIPIVYEWWKHRRQVERTVDDLT, from the coding sequence GTGACTCCGCTCCTGCTCGAGCTCCACCCGCTGCTCCTGGGCATGGACTGGATGGACCCCAACTGGCTGCTGCAGGAGTTCGGGGGCGCGTTCTTCTGGATCAGCCTGCTGATCGTCTTCGTCGAGTGCGGGCTGTTCTTCCCGTTCCTGCCCGGCGACACCCTGCTCTTCGCGCTCGGGCTGTTCATCACCGGCGAGAAGATCGACATGTTCCCCGGCGGGCCCTTCGTCGAGGTGCTGATCGCCTTCGCCCTGCTCACGAGCGCGGCCGTGCTCGGCAACGTCGCCGGCTACGAGATCGGCCGCGCGATCGGCCCCCCGCTCTACCACCGCGACGGGCGCATCCTGAAGAAGAAGTACTTCGACCAGACGCAGGTCTTCTTCGACAAGCACGGCAGCAAGGCCCTGGTCATCGGCCGGTTCGTGCCGTTCGTGCGGACCTACATCACCGTCGTCGCCGGCGTGACCCGCATGGACCGCCAGCGGTTCTTCAAGTGGAGCCTGGTCGGCGCCGTGCTGTGGGTCGCGAGCATCCTGGCGCTGGGGTACTTCCTCGGGTCCGCGTTCCCCGGCCTCGGTGAGAACATCGACAAGGCGATCGCCCTGATCCTGGCGTTCTCGGTGATCCCGATCGTCTACGAGTGGTGGAAGCACCGCCGCCAGGTCGAGCGCACGGTCGACGACCTGACCTGA
- the pyrE gene encoding orotate phosphoribosyltransferase encodes MDPTPDPTLAADVDACCRLTGEFTLRSGQVSSEYFDKYLFEAQPELLARVAAQMVPLLPEDTELLGGLELGGIPIATMVSSRTGTPALFVRKQAKEYGTCKLAEGPDVAGRRVTLVEDVITTGGAVRDATKALREAGAVVEVVVCAIDRSPEGENPLADVGLEVRAVLTKAQLDAARG; translated from the coding sequence ATGGACCCGACCCCTGACCCCACGCTGGCCGCCGACGTCGACGCCTGCTGCCGCCTGACCGGGGAGTTCACGCTGCGCTCCGGCCAGGTGTCCTCGGAGTACTTCGACAAGTACCTCTTCGAGGCCCAGCCGGAGCTCCTGGCCCGGGTGGCCGCGCAGATGGTGCCGCTGCTGCCCGAGGACACCGAGCTGCTGGGCGGCCTGGAGCTCGGCGGGATCCCGATCGCGACGATGGTGAGCAGCCGCACCGGGACCCCCGCGCTGTTCGTGCGCAAGCAGGCCAAGGAGTACGGCACCTGCAAGCTCGCCGAGGGCCCGGACGTCGCCGGGCGGCGGGTGACGCTGGTCGAGGACGTGATCACCACCGGCGGCGCCGTGCGGGACGCGACGAAGGCCCTGCGCGAGGCCGGCGCGGTGGTCGAGGTCGTCGTCTGCGCGATCGACCGGAGCCCGGAGGGGGAGAACCCGCTCGCCGACGTCGGCCTCGAGGTGCGTGCCGTGCTCACGAAGGCGCAGCTGGACGCCGCCCGCGGCTAG